Genomic DNA from Shewanella woodyi ATCC 51908:
AAAACAAGTATACCAATTAATAGTCAGTTGTATATCAATTTGTTTTGTTGTGAGTTGGTTCAGCTTATATTCAATGGTGGTGGAGTATTCTTGCCCTGTTGCATAGTCAAAATAGGACGGTTTAATGAAATTTCGTGTATTACTCGTGTCTCTACTTATCTGCTTTGCGCCTGCTTCCATGGCTGAGTCATTGCTCTGGATAAAAGGCAATCACAGCGTGATACCTGATGCTGTGATAAAGCCATCGGGTGAGCTGTGGTTGAAGGGAAACAGCGGTACTTTACCTGATGCATTCGTTAAAAATACTCAACCTGTAGTGCAACTCCAATCGCAGCTAAGCAGCCAAATAAGTGAGGCAAAAAGTGATCTCATCATCTGCCGAGATAACCAGATCTGGCTGAGTGGTGATATGTCACAAGAGCCAGATGCTAAGTTAGATAAGTTAGGCAATGTGTGGTTGAAGGGCAATGATACTGACACGCCTGACGCAAATGTATCTCACGATGGTTTTATCTGGCTTATTAACAATTACACCAATACTGCCGATGCCGCAGTGAGAGGAGGAGACAATTTTAAAAACGCTTTTATTGCTTCTGTGTACCTGATGATCTAACTTCTGTTCAGGTTATTTGACTATGCTTAGTATTAGTTTGAACTAGGCAGAGGACACAGAATTGGTGTTATATCTCAAACCAATATTACCTGTTCTGTTTATTGTGATCACAGTGAGTGGCTGTTGTTTGCAAACGCCACAACCAAATTTTAGTCAGAGCACTTTGATGAATAAAACAGAACCAGTGTCTTCTTTCTCTGTCATAGCGCTATTCGCCCACCCCGATGATGAAACTTGGATCTCAGGCACTTTGGCAACATTAGCCGCTAGAGGTGTGCAAGTGACGCCTGTCTATGTAACCTCTGGTGATGCTGGAAGCGATCACTCAGGTCAAGGACTTACTGGTGTTGAACTGGCGAATGTACGAGAGTCTGAAGCGCGTCAAGCTACTGCTATTTTGGGGCTAAACTCACCTATCTTCTTAAGGTTTCCTGATGGCAAAATTACCCAGTATGAGCAAGAGGTTAAAGGTAAACTCACTACGCTTGTAAAGAAGAACTCCCCTAAAATAATGCTTACTTTTGCTCGAGGTGGGATCACAGATAATCGAGACCATAAAGCACTCAACGCCTTGGTAAGCGAGCATTTCTCTACGCTTGCAGCCTACTTTGCCGTATCTCAATCACAAGCTGAGATTTTAGCGCTATCTGCGAGTAAGTTTGACCTTAACTACCGCATTGCGAGA
This window encodes:
- a CDS encoding PIG-L deacetylase family protein, yielding MNKTEPVSSFSVIALFAHPDDETWISGTLATLAARGVQVTPVYVTSGDAGSDHSGQGLTGVELANVRESEARQATAILGLNSPIFLRFPDGKITQYEQEVKGKLTTLVKKNSPKIMLTFARGGITDNRDHKALNALVSEHFSTLAAYFAVSQSQAEILALSASKFDLNYRIARPVADADISIKPDVAGYQAQRVRAMASHKTQFPPVMIQAYQDYVEASPREALMGMSESQFIIFQTTLD